In one Myotis daubentonii chromosome 1, mMyoDau2.1, whole genome shotgun sequence genomic region, the following are encoded:
- the LOC132221105 gene encoding large ribosomal subunit protein uL23-like gives MAPKAKKEAPAPPKAEAKAKALKAKKAVLKGVHSHKKKKIRTSPTFRRPKTLRLRRQPKYPRKSAPRRNKLDQYAIIKFPLTTESAMKKIEDNNTLVFIVDVKANKHQIKQAVKKLYDIDVAKVNTLIRPDGEKKAYVRLAPDYDALDVANKIGII, from the coding sequence ATGGCGCCGAAAGCTAAGAAggaagcccctgcccctcccaaagccgaagccaaagcaaaggctttgaaggcaaagaaagcagtgTTGAAAGGCGtccacagccacaaaaaaaagaaGATCCGCACGTCACCCACTTTCCGACGGCCAAAGACACTAAGGCTCCGGAGGCAGCCTAAATACCCTCGGAAGAGCGCACCCAGGAGAAACAAGCTTGACCAGTATGCCATCATCAAATTCCCCCTGACGACCGAGTCAGCCATGAAGAAGATAGAAGACAACAATACGCTGGTGTTCATTGTGGACGTCAAGGCCAACAAGCACCAAATCAAACAGGCTGTGAAGAAGCTCTATGACATCGACGTGGCCAAGGTCAACACCCTCATCAGGCCTGATGGCGAGAAGAAGGCATATGTTCGACTGGCTCCTGACTATGATGCTTTGGATGTTGCCAACAAAATTGGAATCATCTAA